Part of the Desulfurella amilsii genome is shown below.
AGTTTCAGAAAAACACCTGCATATGAGCGCTCACAAATACTAGATAAAGCAGCCAATCTAATTCTAAAGCGCAAAGATGAAATAGCAGCTGTGATTTGCAAAGAAGCAGGCAAAGCCTGGAAGTATTCTCTAGGGGAAGTAATAAGAGGCTACGAAACATTCAAGTTTGCAAGCTGCGAAGCCATACGCATACATGGTGAGACTGTGCCTTTGGATGCAAGCGCATCTGGGACAAACAGGGTGGGCTACTACATAAGGGTGCCAATGGGTGTGATTGCAGCTATTACACCATTTAACTTTCCCTTAAACCTCGTTGCACACAAAGTAGCACCAGCTATTGCCTCAGGCAATACAATTGTACTAAAGCCAGCTTCAACTACACCTGTTACGGCTTTGATATTAGCTGAAATTTTAGAAGAAGCAGGGTTGCCAAAAGGGGTGTTTAATGTGGTAATTGGCTCTGGCTCAAGCATAGGTGATTATCTTGTATCCCACCCAATGGTAAAGAAGGTAACATTTACAGGCTCACCTGCAGTAGGTGATTCAATCATTAGAAAAGCTGGCATAAAGAGAGTGACTCTAGAGCTTGGCAACAACTCAGCTACAATAATAGAAAAAGATGCTATAATAGATAAGGCTATCCCACGATGCATTGCAAGTGCTTTTTCAAACTCAGGCCAGGTATGCATATCACTGCAGCGCATATATGTGCACAAGGATATAGCAGATGAGTTTAGCCAAAAATTCAAGCAAGCAACGCAAGCTTTAAAAGTAGGAAACCCTCTAGATCAAGATACAGAGCTTGGACCTATGATTGATGGAAAAGAAGCGCTAAGGGCAAAGTCTTGGATAGATGAAGCAGTCTCTCAAGGTGCAACGCTTGTGTGTGGTGGAAAAGTCGAAGGCAGAACTTTATACCCCACAGTGCTGAAAAATACAACAAAAGACATGAAGGTGATGTGCATGGAAGTATTTGCCCCAATAGTATCTATTGTAGAGTATAATAACTTTGAAGAAGCAATAAAGCATGTAAATGATTCAGACTACGGGCTTCAAGCAGGCATATACACAAACGATATAAGAAAAATACACTATGCTATAGATAACCTTGATGTAGGCGGTGTAATGATAAATGATACTTCAATATTTAGAGTAGATAATATGCCATATGGCGGCAATAAACTCTCTGGTATTGGCAGAGAAGGTGTGCGCTTTGCAATTAATGAGATGACAAATATAAAGATGGTAATGATAAATTTAAATTAATTAATTTCTTTACAAAAAAAAACTTTTTGATAGAATTGGTGTAACATGGCAAAAGAAGTAGCTACAGAGGGTCAAAAAAAGAAAAAAAAGCCTATATTACTTATTGCTGTAATATTAGTGGTATTAATTGTAGGTGGTGCTTTCGCCTTTTTCTTTTTAAAGAAAGGCTCATCTAACAGTGCAAAGAATACTCAGGCTCAGAATGCTAATCCTGAGGCTATCATTAATGACAAAAATGTGCATATAAAAAATTTACCTTCCATGATTGTCAATTTAGCAGATCCATCAGGTGATAGGTATTTAAAAATTTCTCTTGCTTTGGTAATGAATGGAAAAGAAAAACCAAAAGGCGCTGAATCATCAGGCGGCACTCTAGAGGATGCAGCAATTAAAAATGCTATAATTACAGTAATTTCTACAAAAACATCGGATGTGCTGCTAACACTATATGGCAAAGAAGAACTTAAAAAACAGCTTATAAAAGCTATAAACAATGTTTTAGGCGAAGATGCAGTAAGGAATATTTATTTTACTGACTTTATCATACAATGAAAGAAGAAGAATTAGCCCGCTTTTACAATGTGCCAGTTGAAACATACTATGAATTAGGTAGAGCTAAAGTAAAGCTAAGGGATATTTTACACTGGAGTGAAGGTAGTGTTATAAAATTAGACCGCCTATCTGGAGAATATATCGATGTATTTATTGAAAATCAGGTTTTTGCAAAAGGTGAAGTAATTATAGTAGACGAAAAATTTAGTATAAGGCTATTCCAAATTTTGACTCCAGAAGAAATAATGGAGTACAGCATAGAATGAAGCTTTTGATAGCTTTTTTGCTTGTATTTTTTGTATTTAGCCCTGTTGCCGTTTATGCATCTTCAATAGATTATTTAGGCTATACGCTAAAAGCGCTTGGCAGTGTCATAATAGTTGTGGCATTGCTATTTGCTAGCGTTTGGGCACTAAAAAAGCTTCAAATTAACACTAAAAAAGGTGGTCGCATTAAAATACTAGATAGAACCTACATTGATAACAAGCACAGTCTTATAATTATTGAGGTTGAAGAAAAGCAATTTTTACTTAGTGTAGGCAATGAAATAAACTTAATAGCACAATTGAGCGAAAATGAAAAAAATAATTAACCTAACCATTCTTTTCGTTTTAATAGGTTTGTGTTTAAATGCTTTTGGAGCTCAAGTGCCTCAGGGACCTTCTCTAAGTATAAGCCTAAATGGCGCCACAACGCCCCAAAATATTTCAAATGCTGTAAAATTGCTCATTCTGCTCACAGCTTTGGCCGTTGCCCCTTCTTTTTTAATTATGCTAACATCGTTTACACGCATAATAATAGTGCTTTCAATCCTAAGACAGGCAATGGGCCTACAGCAAGAGCCACCGAATCAAATATTGCTAGGTATAGCGCTTTTTTTAACTATTTTTATAATGTCGCCAACGATTAGTGCAGTTTATAACAACGCCTATAAACCATTCAATGAAGGAAAGTTAAGTTTAAAGCAAGCCTACGATGCAGCTCAAACACCCATTAAGTCATTTATGTTAAAACAAACACGCCAAAAAGATATAGCGCTTTTTTTGCGTATTGCTAAACAACCAAACCCTCAAAACGAGCAGCAGTTGGGATTAAATATACTTGTGCCCGCATTTATCATAAGCGAGCTAAAGACGGCTTTTGAAATAGGTTTTTTGCTTTACATACCTTTTGTTATTATAGACATTGTAGTATCGAGTGTGCTTATGAGCATGGGTATGATGATGCTGCCGCCAGTTATGATATCACTACCATTTAAGTTGCTTTTATTCGTATTGGCAGATGGGTGGAATCTGGTTGTCTTATCTTTAGTTAGAAGTTTTCATTAGGGGGTTTTATGGATGTAGCAACTGTAGTTGGGATTGGCAGGAGTGCTATGCAAATAGCCTTGATGCTATCTTTGCCAATATTAATTGTAAGTCTTGTTGCAGGTCTTCTTGTTAGTATTTTTCAAGCTATCACACAGATTCAAGAAATGACCCTAACATTTATACCAAAGATTATTGCCGTTGCTTTGACTTTATTGTTTTTGGCTCCATGGATGGCAAAGTTACTCACAAATTATACTATTGAACTATACCAAAACATACCTAATTACATAAGATGAATCAGAGCCTTGCACTGCTAAACGTGCCTTTTTCTGACTTAGAAATTTTCTTTTTGATTTTTATCAGGGTAGCCTCTATTTTGCTTTTAGCCCCTATTTTTAGCTATAAATCAATTCCTGCGATGGTTAAAATACTACTTAGTGTTGTTATGGCTTTTGTGCTGTATCCTATTGTTAGAGATTATGTAAATGTAAACATTACAAATACAGTTGAACTTATTGTGTTAATTGTAAGAGAAATACTGCTTGGTGCAAGTTTGGCTTTTTGCATACAGTTTGTATGGGCAGGCATAGAGATAGCTGCTAGTTTGATTTCTTTTATGATGGGTTTTAGCATTGCAAATGTGCTAAGCCCGCAGACAAACACACAAATCTCTATTATTACAGAATTTGAAAGTTTATTTGCAATTTTGGTTTTTTTGGCTATTGATGGCCAATATTTTGTAATACGTTCTTTGGTTGAAAGTTTTCAACTTATACCAATTGGTTCATTTGTAATAAACAAGAGCCTAATTGAGTTTATTGTGTACTTGATACTAACGATGTTTTCTGTTTCTGTGCAAATATTAGCACCTGTTGTTGTTGCTTTAATTATAACAAATATCGTCTTTGGCATAATATCGCGCACTATGCCTCAAATGAATGTGCTTATTGCATCTTTTCCTATTACAATAACAATTGGCTTATTTTTGCTCGGTGTAACATTTAATTTTGCGGCAAATGTTATGATAAAATACTACTATCAATTGCCCTCGTACTATAATCAAGTGTTTAGGTTTAAGTAATGGCAGGCGAAAAAACCGAAAAAGCCACACCCAAGCGCCGCGAAGAATCCCGCAAAAAGGGTCAAGTTGCAAAATCAATTGAGCTCAACAGCGCTGTATTGCTGTTTGTAGCTTTAATTTTCTTTTATTTTAATGCTAATAATTTCAAAGATACGGCAAGTTATTCGTTTAATTATTTTTTAAACCTACCGTACCATATAAGTTTGAATAACGTGGGTAGTTTGTATGCAGACATTATGAAAATATTTTTTATGTTCGTTGGTGTGTTTTTTGTTTTGATTGTTATTGTTGCTCTACTAGTAAATGTTGCTCAAACAGGTATAATGCTGAGTTTTGAGAAATTGAATTTTGATTTAGAAAAACTAAATCCTATAAACGGCATTAAAAATCTTTTTTCGCTTAGAGCCTTGGGTGAGCTAGCGAAATCCATACTAAAAATTATCATTATCTTTTCCATAATGTATCTTTTTATCAAAGTAAAATACAAAAGCTGGTTGGATTTAACAGATCAGCCAATTAATGTTTTTACGGTTGTGCTTGCAAAAAACATGTTTGCCATTACATTTTACCTGGTATTGTTTATGGTTTTTTTAGCTATTTTAGATTATATATACCAAAAGTATATTTTTGAGCACTCAATCATGATGAGCAAAGAAGAAGTAAAAGAAGAGTTTAAACAAATGGAAGGTGATCCAAAAATAAAGGCAAAGATAAGAAAAATGCAGATGGAACTAGCGCGCAGGCGTATGATGGAAAATGTTAAGACTGCTGATGTAGTTATTACAAACCCTACGCATATAGCGGTAGCTCTAAAATATGATCAGTCAAAAATGAATGCACCTAAAGTAGTTGCCAAAGGCTTAGATGAAGTTGCGCTAAGAATAAAAGAAATTGCAATAAAAAATAATGTGGTTATTGTAGAAAACCCGCCTGTTGCACAAAGTTTATACAAACAAGCTCAGATTGATAAAGAAATACCTATTGAACTATACGAAACAGTAGCCAAAATTCTTTCCTATGTTTATAATTTAAAAAATAAAAAAACTAATAAACTTTTATAAAAATCATCCGATATACAAAATGGAGGTGTAATATGACTTCGCAAGTAGGTTCTAATTTCATATTAGGTTTGGGCAATACAAGTAGCCTTAACCTGCAAAGTATGCTTCAGCAGTTAGTCACAGCTCAAAGCCAACCAATTGTAAACCTCCAGGCACAACAAACGCAACAGCAAGCATACTTGCAAACATTTTCCAATTTTTCAAGTCAGCTTACAAATTTGCAAACAAGTGCAAATAGTATCATAACAGACCTTACGCAGCAGACTGCAACGTCCAGCAAGACATCCGTTGCCACGGTTAATACGACACAAAATACAGCTACAGGCACTCACACGCTTAATGTAACCCAATTAGCTCAAGGTCAAGTATGGGCATCTACAAACGGCTTTTCTAGCCAAAACAGCCAAGCTGCAACATCAAACGGTGTTTTTAGTTTTTCCATAGGCAACCAAACATATTCAGTAAATGTAAATTCTTCAACTACGATCCAAGGTCTGGCAAATGCCATAAATGCCACTAATTCTGGACTTAGCGCAAGCATTGTGTACAACGGATCTACATACAACCTTGTATTAAACACGCCTACTGGTACTGCAAACAACTTAACGATAAACACAAACAACACACTTGCTGTGTTTGGCTCATCGCCTAGCCAGGCTTCACAGAATGCCCAAGCAACGCTTGATGGTATAAACATTACATCACAATCAAATGATTTAAAGAATTACATACAGGGCCTTGATATACAATTACAAGGCGCAGGTGCAACAACAATTACTCTGAATTACAGTACTTCGCAACTAACGCAAGATATGCAAACCTTTGTTGATAATTACAACAAGCTATTGAAATATGTTAATCAAAATAATTCTTATGACAGTACAAAAAATATTGCCGGTGCGTTTTTTGGCTCAACGGCTGTTCAGTCTGTTATGTCAGGTTTGAGAAACTCGTTTTTTGGTTTGTTTAATAAAAGCGCAAACCAATCAATCAATTCAGCCATGAGCATAGGTTTGTCTTTTGATAGCAACGGTAATTTACAATTTAATAGCCTTGCTTTTAAGCAGGCAGTGTCTGGCGACTTTAATGCTGTTAAAAGTGTTTTAACAAATTCCTCAAATAACGGCATAATGGATTCCGTTAATAATATGGTTAACCAGGCTACATCAACAAATGGTGGTATTATTACAACCGCTCAAAATGAAATCCAAAACCAAATTAGTTCTATTCAGTCCCAAATAAATACCTTGCAGCAAAACCTTCAAACTTACCAGAATAATCTAGTTGTGCAATTTTCTCAGCTTAATACTGTGATGAATCAAATGCAATCTCAAAGCCAGTACCTTACAACCATGTTTAATAGTTTAAATGGCAAGAGCTCAAGTGGTGGCTAGTTACTAAAAAAGGAGGAAGACAATGGATATAACAGGTTTAGTTAAAACAAACTTAGCTGTTGTGCAAAACACTATTCAGAGCCAGACATACTCGCCTCCACAAAAAAATGCAAACGGTACTTCTTCTGTTGCCGCAACAAAATTAACGAAAGCTAGCCAAAGTTTGCAAAATAGCACAAATGCGGCAAGCATGAATAAAAATGATGTAAAAAGCTTGGTCGAAAAACTTAACAGTTCCATTAGTACTCTCAATAATAGTGTTAAATTTAGCTATTCTGAGGACGCGAAAGCTTTGGTAGTAAAAGTAGTAGATAGCAAAACGGGTCAGGTAATTCGTCAGATACCACCAGAAGAACTCATTAAATTAGAAGCAAGTTTAGCTCAATCAATAGGAATAGTTTTTAATAAGGAGGTCAAATGATAGCAAGCAGCGCGTATAAGGCTTATAAAAATACACTTACAAACACAATTGATGACAGACTAAATATTATTGCCATAATGTACGATGGTGCATTAAGTTTTGCTGTTAAAACCAAAGAGGCGATAGAGAGTAAAAACATACTTGAAAAAGTATACGCCATTGAGCGACTCGATGCTATTTTGCTAGCACTAAGAAATGTGTTGGATGTAAAAAACTACCCAGAAGCAGGTAAATTCTTAGAATCTGTTTATGATTTTTTGCTTTTACAAACGCTAAAAGCTAATTTAAATAACAATATAGAAGAAATGGACGTAGTTATAAGATATTTGAAACAAATGAGCGAAATCTGGAATAAAGAAGTCCTTAAGAAATAAGAAATCGGGGTTTGGTGTATTGACGCCGTATAGTTTTTATCCAAGACTTGATATATGTATTTTTAACTGCTATAATTAAAAAATGGGCTGGGTTTATTTGGCATTGGCTATTTTGTTTGAAATTGGCGGTACGACCTCTATGCGCTTGTCAAATGGGTTTGCCAAATTGTTGCCTTCTGTGTCTCTGTTTGTTTGTTATGCTGTAAGCTTTATATTTGCTACAATGGCAACAAAATATTTAAAACTAGCCGTAATGTATGCTGTGTGGTCTGGCGTGGGGATTATCGCTATTACGTTAGTTGATTTGATGCTTTTTCACGAAAGGATTAATTCAATTGAAGCTTTAGGCCTAATTCTCATTTTGGCAGGCAGTATAATTTTGAGGATTGCCTAAATAATGGTAGAATTACTAAGTCCTGCAGGAAATTTCCAAAAATTAAAAACAGCCATACATTTTGGTGCAGATGCGCTGTATTGCAGCTTTGAGGATTTTGGTTTGCGCTCAAATGCTGGCAATTTTACTTTAAAAGAGTTAAAAGAAGCTATAGATTACACTAAAAAAGCGCACAGAAAAATTTACTTAACTATGAATTCTTACTTATTTGATAACGATTTTGCTAAATTGAAAGATTTTTTGTCTTTTTTAAAAAATAACCCTCCAGATGCAGTCATTGTTAGCGATCTTGGCGTGTTGAGCATTTTGCAAGAAACGAAAATACCAATACACATAAGCACACAGGCAAATATTACAAACTCTTTTGCTGCAAATTTTTTAAAGCAATTTAATGTAGAGCGCATTATTGCAGCACGTGAGCTTACATTACAAGATTTGAAATTATTTATAACAAATACGAATTTAGATGTGGAAGTTTTTGTTCATGGCGCTATGTGTATGGCTTATTCTGGCAGATGCTTTATAAGCTCACATTTGACTTCGCGCAGTGCAAATAGAGGCGATTGTGCACAAAGTTGCAGGTGGAAATACACAGTTTATGAAGATACGCGCAAAAATGCACCTATATTTTTAGAGCAACACAAAGAAGGCTCATTTATATTTAATTCTTATGATTTATGTGCGTTGCCTATTTTGGATAGAATCATTGAGTTGGGCGTAAAATCACTCAA
Proteins encoded:
- the fliO gene encoding flagellar biosynthetic protein FliO, giving the protein MKLLIAFLLVFFVFSPVAVYASSIDYLGYTLKALGSVIIVVALLFASVWALKKLQINTKKGGRIKILDRTYIDNKHSLIIIEVEEKQFLLSVGNEINLIAQLSENEKNN
- a CDS encoding DMT family transporter, yielding MGWVYLALAILFEIGGTTSMRLSNGFAKLLPSVSLFVCYAVSFIFATMATKYLKLAVMYAVWSGVGIIAITLVDLMLFHERINSIEALGLILILAGSIILRIA
- the fliR gene encoding flagellar biosynthetic protein FliR, translating into MNQSLALLNVPFSDLEIFFLIFIRVASILLLAPIFSYKSIPAMVKILLSVVMAFVLYPIVRDYVNVNITNTVELIVLIVREILLGASLAFCIQFVWAGIEIAASLISFMMGFSIANVLSPQTNTQISIITEFESLFAILVFLAIDGQYFVIRSLVESFQLIPIGSFVINKSLIEFIVYLILTMFSVSVQILAPVVVALIITNIVFGIISRTMPQMNVLIASFPITITIGLFLLGVTFNFAANVMIKYYYQLPSYYNQVFRFK
- the fliP gene encoding flagellar type III secretion system pore protein FliP (The bacterial flagellar biogenesis protein FliP forms a type III secretion system (T3SS)-type pore required for flagellar assembly.); this translates as MKKIINLTILFVLIGLCLNAFGAQVPQGPSLSISLNGATTPQNISNAVKLLILLTALAVAPSFLIMLTSFTRIIIVLSILRQAMGLQQEPPNQILLGIALFLTIFIMSPTISAVYNNAYKPFNEGKLSLKQAYDAAQTPIKSFMLKQTRQKDIALFLRIAKQPNPQNEQQLGLNILVPAFIISELKTAFEIGFLLYIPFVIIDIVVSSVLMSMGMMMLPPVMISLPFKLLLFVLADGWNLVVLSLVRSFH
- the flhB gene encoding flagellar biosynthesis protein FlhB, whose translation is MAGEKTEKATPKRREESRKKGQVAKSIELNSAVLLFVALIFFYFNANNFKDTASYSFNYFLNLPYHISLNNVGSLYADIMKIFFMFVGVFFVLIVIVALLVNVAQTGIMLSFEKLNFDLEKLNPINGIKNLFSLRALGELAKSILKIIIIFSIMYLFIKVKYKSWLDLTDQPINVFTVVLAKNMFAITFYLVLFMVFLAILDYIYQKYIFEHSIMMSKEEVKEEFKQMEGDPKIKAKIRKMQMELARRRMMENVKTADVVITNPTHIAVALKYDQSKMNAPKVVAKGLDEVALRIKEIAIKNNVVIVENPPVAQSLYKQAQIDKEIPIELYETVAKILSYVYNLKNKKTNKLL
- a CDS encoding flagellar basal body-associated FliL family protein — translated: MAKEVATEGQKKKKKPILLIAVILVVLIVGGAFAFFFLKKGSSNSAKNTQAQNANPEAIINDKNVHIKNLPSMIVNLADPSGDRYLKISLALVMNGKEKPKGAESSGGTLEDAAIKNAIITVISTKTSDVLLTLYGKEELKKQLIKAINNVLGEDAVRNIYFTDFIIQ
- the fliQ gene encoding flagellar biosynthesis protein FliQ translates to MDVATVVGIGRSAMQIALMLSLPILIVSLVAGLLVSIFQAITQIQEMTLTFIPKIIAVALTLLFLAPWMAKLLTNYTIELYQNIPNYIR
- the fliS gene encoding flagellar export chaperone FliS, which translates into the protein MIASSAYKAYKNTLTNTIDDRLNIIAIMYDGALSFAVKTKEAIESKNILEKVYAIERLDAILLALRNVLDVKNYPEAGKFLESVYDFLLLQTLKANLNNNIEEMDVVIRYLKQMSEIWNKEVLKK
- a CDS encoding peptidase U32 family protein, yielding MVELLSPAGNFQKLKTAIHFGADALYCSFEDFGLRSNAGNFTLKELKEAIDYTKKAHRKIYLTMNSYLFDNDFAKLKDFLSFLKNNPPDAVIVSDLGVLSILQETKIPIHISTQANITNSFAANFLKQFNVERIIAARELTLQDLKLFITNTNLDVEVFVHGAMCMAYSGRCFISSHLTSRSANRGDCAQSCRWKYTVYEDTRKNAPIFLEQHKEGSFIFNSYDLCALPILDRIIELGVKSLKIEGRNKSDYYAAVTTKFYRKAIDSYYEGTFKKHVAYLYNQLKSVSHRPYNLGFFLAKPKQYIKNSAYIQPCTYVAIVLENTNNKIKLLVKNRFEAGSFEFITPKDNLRIDIDTIYASDFSCKQVVHPGEIVYIKSVDNVNKNDILRFCDEGNSGSL
- a CDS encoding FliM/FliN family flagellar motor switch protein, whose translation is MKEEELARFYNVPVETYYELGRAKVKLRDILHWSEGSVIKLDRLSGEYIDVFIENQVFAKGEVIIVDEKFSIRLFQILTPEEIMEYSIE
- a CDS encoding aldehyde dehydrogenase family protein, translating into GALMQTYKTYIGGSWVETDKLLDVTEKYTNEVFAKVPLCDTKEVDTAVSAAQDAFESFRKTPAYERSQILDKAANLILKRKDEIAAVICKEAGKAWKYSLGEVIRGYETFKFASCEAIRIHGETVPLDASASGTNRVGYYIRVPMGVIAAITPFNFPLNLVAHKVAPAIASGNTIVLKPASTTPVTALILAEILEEAGLPKGVFNVVIGSGSSIGDYLVSHPMVKKVTFTGSPAVGDSIIRKAGIKRVTLELGNNSATIIEKDAIIDKAIPRCIASAFSNSGQVCISLQRIYVHKDIADEFSQKFKQATQALKVGNPLDQDTELGPMIDGKEALRAKSWIDEAVSQGATLVCGGKVEGRTLYPTVLKNTTKDMKVMCMEVFAPIVSIVEYNNFEEAIKHVNDSDYGLQAGIYTNDIRKIHYAIDNLDVGGVMINDTSIFRVDNMPYGGNKLSGIGREGVRFAINEMTNIKMVMINLN
- the fliD gene encoding flagellar filament capping protein FliD, with product MTSQVGSNFILGLGNTSSLNLQSMLQQLVTAQSQPIVNLQAQQTQQQAYLQTFSNFSSQLTNLQTSANSIITDLTQQTATSSKTSVATVNTTQNTATGTHTLNVTQLAQGQVWASTNGFSSQNSQAATSNGVFSFSIGNQTYSVNVNSSTTIQGLANAINATNSGLSASIVYNGSTYNLVLNTPTGTANNLTINTNNTLAVFGSSPSQASQNAQATLDGINITSQSNDLKNYIQGLDIQLQGAGATTITLNYSTSQLTQDMQTFVDNYNKLLKYVNQNNSYDSTKNIAGAFFGSTAVQSVMSGLRNSFFGLFNKSANQSINSAMSIGLSFDSNGNLQFNSLAFKQAVSGDFNAVKSVLTNSSNNGIMDSVNNMVNQATSTNGGIITTAQNEIQNQISSIQSQINTLQQNLQTYQNNLVVQFSQLNTVMNQMQSQSQYLTTMFNSLNGKSSSGG
- a CDS encoding flagellar protein FlaG yields the protein MDITGLVKTNLAVVQNTIQSQTYSPPQKNANGTSSVAATKLTKASQSLQNSTNAASMNKNDVKSLVEKLNSSISTLNNSVKFSYSEDAKALVVKVVDSKTGQVIRQIPPEELIKLEASLAQSIGIVFNKEVK